A stretch of Xenopus laevis strain J_2021 chromosome 8S, Xenopus_laevis_v10.1, whole genome shotgun sequence DNA encodes these proteins:
- the fgf13.S gene encoding fibroblast growth factor 13-like isoform X2, translating into MAAAIASSLIRQKRQAREREKSNACKCVSSPSKSKGNCEKNKLNLFSRVKLFGSKKRRRRRPEPQLKGIVTKLYSRQGYHLQLQPDGTIDGAKEEESSATMFNLIPVGLRVVAIQGVQTKLYLAMNSEGYLYTSEHFTPECKFKESVFENYYVTYSSMIYRQQHSGRSWFLGLNKEGEIMKGNHVKKNKPAAHFLPKPLKVAMYKEPSLHDLTEFSRSGSGTPTKSRSVSGALNGGKSMSQNDST; encoded by the exons atGGCTGCGGCCATTGCCAGCTCTCTGATTAGGCAGAAGAGACAAGCCCGGGAAAGGGAAAAATCCAATGCATGCAAATGCGTAAGCAGCCCCAGCAAGAGCAAAGGAAACTGCGAGAAAAACAAACTCAACCTCTTTTCTCGGGTCAAACTATTTGGCTCAAAGAAGAGAAGGCGAAGACGACCAG AACCTCAACTCAAAGGAATAGTAACTAAACTCTACAGCAGGCAAGGGTACCACTTGCAGTTGCAACCAGATGGCACAATCGATGGAGCAAAGGAGGAGGAAAGCAGTGCCA ctaTGTTCAACCTTATACCAGTTGGTTTACGAGTGGTGGCTATTCAAGGTGTTCAAACGAAACTATACTTGGCCATGAACAGTGAAGGATATTTGTACACATCA GAGCATTTCACGCCTGAATGCAAATTCAAAGAGTCGGTATTTGAAAACTACTACGTGACATATTCTTCAATGATCTACAGACAACAACATTCTGGAAGAAGCTGGTTTTTGGGTCTCAACAAGGAGGGAGAAATTATGAAGGGCAatcatgtaaagaaaaataaGCCAGCTGCCCATTTCCTACCAAAACCATTAAAAG tggccATGTACAAAGAACCTTCACTTCATGATCTCACAGAATTCTCCAGATCCGGTAGCGGAACTCCAACAAAAAGCAGAAGTGTTTCAGGAGCATTAAATGGGGGTAAATCTATGAGTCAAAATGACTCTACGTAG
- the fgf13.S gene encoding fibroblast growth factor 13-like isoform X3 — protein sequence MSGKVIKPKEEKDASKEPQLKGIVTKLYSRQGYHLQLQPDGTIDGAKEEESSATMFNLIPVGLRVVAIQGVQTKLYLAMNSEGYLYTSEHFTPECKFKESVFENYYVTYSSMIYRQQHSGRSWFLGLNKEGEIMKGNHVKKNKPAAHFLPKPLKVAMYKEPSLHDLTEFSRSGSGTPTKSRSVSGALNGGKSMSQNDST from the exons AACCTCAACTCAAAGGAATAGTAACTAAACTCTACAGCAGGCAAGGGTACCACTTGCAGTTGCAACCAGATGGCACAATCGATGGAGCAAAGGAGGAGGAAAGCAGTGCCA ctaTGTTCAACCTTATACCAGTTGGTTTACGAGTGGTGGCTATTCAAGGTGTTCAAACGAAACTATACTTGGCCATGAACAGTGAAGGATATTTGTACACATCA GAGCATTTCACGCCTGAATGCAAATTCAAAGAGTCGGTATTTGAAAACTACTACGTGACATATTCTTCAATGATCTACAGACAACAACATTCTGGAAGAAGCTGGTTTTTGGGTCTCAACAAGGAGGGAGAAATTATGAAGGGCAatcatgtaaagaaaaataaGCCAGCTGCCCATTTCCTACCAAAACCATTAAAAG tggccATGTACAAAGAACCTTCACTTCATGATCTCACAGAATTCTCCAGATCCGGTAGCGGAACTCCAACAAAAAGCAGAAGTGTTTCAGGAGCATTAAATGGGGGTAAATCTATGAGTCAAAATGACTCTACGTAG